The following proteins are encoded in a genomic region of Nicotiana sylvestris chromosome 4, ASM39365v2, whole genome shotgun sequence:
- the LOC138890492 gene encoding uncharacterized protein: protein MGPAGRDSRSKQDNSRYDHRSRDRESGSSSRFGKDRNARETRDDDRNLKARFGGYNFNVSTSELVAVLRSMSDKLRWPKKIRSNPNSRNPDHWCKFYNDHGHKTTDCRLLRGEVDHLLKQRYLTELFSEKGKQEYMKNRQEPPKPPFPKRTINVISGGEEINGMTYMTTKKISKVTITHGKRVRHVLEEESITFDDADTDGVLTPHNNAPVISILVHDTNVKRVLIDPSSSVNIILLRVLNEMQAEDKLVPKAHTLSGFDNSSAVTKGEVVLITFAVGVVRDTKFQVVEMEMA, encoded by the coding sequence ATGGGCCCAGCAGGAAGAGACTCGCGTTCAAAGCAGGACAATTCAAGGTATGATCATAGATCGAGAGATAGAGAGTCAGGTTCATCATCAAGGTTTGGAAAAGATCGAAACGCACGAGAGacgcgagatgatgatagaaacttAAAGGCAAGATTTGGTGGTTACAATTTTAATGTCAGCACTTCAGAGTTAGTAGCAGTATTAAGAAGCATGAGTGATAAGTTGCGGTGGCCAAAGAAAATAAGATCAAATCCAAATAGTCGTAATCCTGATCACTGGTGCAAATTTTATAACGATCATGGTCATAAAACGACAGATTGTAGATTGTTACGGGGTGAAGTAGACCATTTATTAAAGCAAAGATATCTTACCGAgctatttagtgagaaaggtaagcaagaatacatgaagaacaggcaggagcccCCTAAACCTCCTTTTCCAAAAAGGACCATTAACGTTATAAGCGGGGGAGAAGAAATTAACGGCATGACATATATGACAACCAAGAAAATTTCAAAAGTTACAATTACACATGGAAAGCGGGTACGACATGTTTTGGAGGAAGAaagtattacatttgatgatgcagatacGGACGGCGTGTTAACTCCACACAACAATGCACCGGTAATATCtatacttgtacatgatactaatgtgaaacgagttttgattgatccaagtagttccgtgaacatcattttgctaagagtattaaacgagatgcaagctgaagataagctAGTACCCAAGGCACATACTTTATCTGGCTTTGATAATTCAAGCGCCGTGACAAAAGGGGAAGTAGTACTTATAACATTCGCAGTAGGAGTTGTCAGAGATACAAAATTTCAGGTGGTAGAGATGGAAATGGCTTAA
- the LOC104248114 gene encoding uncharacterized protein → MPVRLVAPESIQFEDFVKQIFELIELDSEKFEIVIWFDINLGTRKGMLVSKNLDLHTCIELLKTHSLFKSCRFIVDISERVFASTSNEHANTKTQHDNQERCQQIVEVDMVEAQPLNEEVHQTFDSIQVEGQSIIEIDNEQALGIQVLESAPVIEVVADKTCTQITKRRSNLKQKESPTTILRENASLDQIKVGSVFDKKKSIINCFSNVAIKGHFEFKVVRSSSTRYSLTCNDDRCRWCVRAFRIKDSTLFKIVKLEKKHDCSVNTRKADQRHATSKLISGYIIDNLRDPRFEVTPAFVMAEMQKLHGLDIGYHKAWRAIQHASALIRGSPEENYELLCSYLYMMTSKNPGTYTNIKIDDNNRFLYMFYAYGSSIADWNHCRPVIAIDATFLKSKYRGVLTISVSKDANNQIFPLAFGIAESENNNSYEWYFSHLRNAIRSRENLIFLSDRHQAIANGIVKVYPESHHGICIYHLEQNLKRRKVKSEVIKLFQSAARVYKRKEFDIYMSDIANVDKKTYDYLMEEPPERWARSCSPQRRYDMLTTNIVESMNSVLLEARELPILRMMDFIQVKLQHCL, encoded by the exons ATGCCAGTACGCTTAGTAGCACCTGAGTCAATTCAGTTTGAAGATTTTGTTAAACAGATTTTTGAGCTTATTGAATTGGATAGTGAAAAGTTTGAAATAgtgatatggtttgatatcaacctTGGAACAAGAAAAGGAATGCTTGTATCCAAAAATTTAGATCTTCACACATGTATAGAGTTGCTAAAAACTCATTCACTCTTCAAGAGCTGTCGTTTCATAGTTGATATTTCGGAAAGAGTTTTTGCATCAACAAGCAATGAACATGCCAACACAAaaactcaacatgacaatcaaGAGCGATGCCAACAGATAGTTGAAGtagatatggttgaagctcaaCCATTAAATGAAGAGGTGCATCAAACATTTGAttctattcaagtagaaggacaaAGCATTATAGAGATTGACAACGAACAAGCTTTGGGTATTCAAGTCTTAGAGAGTGCACCGGTAATCGAAGTAGTTGCTGACAAAACCTGCACTCAAATAACTAAACGAagatcaaatttgaaacaaaaagaatccccaactacgATATTAAGAGAAAATGCTTCTTTGGATCAAATAAAAGTCGGATCAGTATTTGACAAGAAGAAGAgcataattaattgtttttctaaTGTAGCAATCAAAGGACATTTTGAATTCAAAGTTGTTAGATCAAGCTCAACAAGATATTCGTTGACATGCAATGATGATAGGTGTCGTTGGTGTGTGCGtgctttcagaattaaagactcAACATTATTCAAGATAGTAAAGCTTGAGAAAAAGCATGACTGCTCTGTTAACACTAGGAAAGCAGATCAAAGGCATGCTACTTCAAAGTTGATTAGTGGTTACATTATCGATAATCTTCGGGACCCAAGATTTGAAGTTACACCAGCTTTTGTCATGGCAGAGATGCAAAAATTGCATGGACTAGACATTGGATATCACAAGGCGTGGCGTGCTATTCAACATGCTTCCGCTTTAATAAGAGGAAGTCCCGAAGAAAATTATGAATTATTGTgttcatacttgtatatgatGACAAGTAAAAACCCGGGAACTTATACTAACATAAAGATAGACGACAACAACAG gtttctttatatgttttacGCATATGGATCATCGATAGCTGATTGGAATCATTGTAGACCAGTGATTGCTATTGATGCGACTTTTTTGAAGTCAAAATATCGTGGTGTTTTAACGATTTCAGTTTCAAAAGATGCAAATAACCAAATTTTCCCATTAGCCTTTGGAATAGCAGAATCTGAAAACAACAATTCCTATGAGTGGTACTTTAGTCATCTTCGCAATGCAATTAGGAGCCGTgagaatttgatttttttatcaGACAGACATCAAGCTATTGCAAATGGCATTGTAAAGGTATATCCTGAAAGCCATCATGGGATTTGCATCTATCATTTGGAGCAGAACCTAAAGCGAAGAAAGGTGAAAAGTGAGGTCATAAAACTTTTCCAAAGTGCTGCAAGAGTATACAAGCGTAAAGAATTTGACATATACATGTCAGAtattgcaaatgtagataagaaaACTTATGACTACTTGATGGAAGAACCACCGGAAAGATGGGCACGTTCTTGTAGTCCACAACGAAGATATGACATGCTCACAACAAATATAGTTGAGTCGATGAATTCAGTGCTATTAGAAGCAAGGGAGCTGCCTATACTAAGAATGATGGATTTTATTCAAGTGAAGCTACAACATTGtttatga
- the LOC138889083 gene encoding uncharacterized protein — protein sequence MEVLPIFQEKQFVNFKEVGYPRMLCYSEMKSPQFDALCRKYFHNKKVFKLIEVSPFIPVEEEDTQPLCVEEPVSQDQGSRSSSTQFDEGVLKEIVRRLSKSFKKDLQAEVTRVNQKIAVSEKKIENEIKDLKKTLGSKLDTLMNMFGKADQMNTDRESSVPIRKYGVDDHCRATERTGIFNQDAGGVERDYMDVHAEGQYERDFRDAHLDDETENVTDIGKEVCGVPEKICRVCGLQSQEDLTSPLGTSVSEIVCKCLEGTYDLSTPLSYKEKFGVQTCASQG from the exons ATGGAAGTACTTCCTATTTTCCAAGAGAAACAATTTGTGAACTTCAAAGAAGTTGGTTATCCTCGAATGTTATGTTATTCTGAAATGAAGTCTCCACAATTTGATGCTCTTTGTAGAAAATATTTCCATAATAAAAAA GTGTTTAAGTTGATTGAGGTGTCACCCTTTATTCCCGTGGAAGAAGAAGATACACAGCCTCTTTGTGTGGAGGAGCCAGTTTCACAAGATCAAGGCTCAAGGTCTTCTTCCACACAATTTGACGAAGGCGTACTTAAGGAAATTGTTAGA AGATTATCAAAGAGTTTtaagaaggatttgcaagcagAAGTTACCAGAGTTAATCAGAAAATTGCTGTATCAGAAAAAAAGATTGAGAACGAAATCAAG GATTTAAAGAAAACTCTAGGATCAAAGCTTGATACTTTGATGAACATGTTTGGGAAAGCTGATCAGATGAACACAGATAGAGAATCTAGTGTTCCAATTAGAAAATATGGAGTTGATGATCATTGTCGTGCTACTGAGCGTACTGGCATATTCAACCAAGATGCAGGTGGTGTTGAACGTGATTATATGGATGTGCATGCAGAGGGTCAGTATGAAAGAGATTTTAGAGATGCACATCTAGATGATGAAACTGAAAATGTTACTGATATTGGGAAAG AAGTTTGTGGAGTGCCGGAGAAAATTTGTAGAGTTTGTGGATTGCAATCACAGGAGGATTTAACAAGTCCATTGGGGACAAGTGTCAGCGAGATTGTATGCAAATGCTTAGAAGGAACGTATGATCTCTCTACACCGCtgtcatacaaagaaaaatttggagTTCAAACTTGTGCCAGTCAAGGTTAG
- the LOC104236014 gene encoding uncharacterized protein, producing MFRRKNHSNVEQEGEEKQHKVKELRASLGPLSGRNLQYCTDACLRRYLEARNWSVDKSRKMLEETLKWRSSFKPEEIRWHEVAIEGETGKVYKANFHDRYGRTVLILRPGKQNTSALDNQMKHLVYLIENAILNLPEGQEQMAWLIDFTGWSITNNVPIKSARETINILQNHYPERLAVAFLYNPPRIFEAFWKIVKYFMDPKTFQKVKFVYPKNKDSVELMKSFFDVDNLPTEFGGSATLNYDHEEFSRQMAQDDVKAAKFWGFDKHQSDANGYSAAEVAPEPESIAPPAIA from the exons ATGTTTCGTCGCAAGAATCATTCTAATGTTGAACAGGAGGGTGAGGAGAAGCAGCACAAG GTTAAGGAGCTTAGGGCTTCCCTGGGGCCACTATCAGGGCGCAACTTGCAGTACTGCACTGATGCATGTTTAAGGAGGTATTTGGAAGCACGGAACTGGAGTGTAGATAAATCGAGGAAGATGTTGGAGGAGACACTTAAATGGAGGTCATCTTTTAAACCTGAAGAAATCCGCTGG CATGAAGTAGCAATAGAAGGTGAGACTGGGAAGGTGTATAAAGCAAATTTTCATGACCGCTACGGCAGGACAGTACTTATATTGCGGCCAGGAAAGCAG AACACATCAGCACTGGACAACCAAATGAAGCATTTGGTATATCTGATAGAGAATGCCATTCTTAATCTGCCAGAAGGTCAAGAACAGATGGCCTGGTTAATCGACTTCACAGGATGGTCTATAACCAATAATGTTCCCATAAAATCTGCTCGCGAGACGATCAACATTTTGCAAAACCACTACCCTGAGAGACTCGCTGTAGCATTTCTTTATAACCCACCGCGAATTTTTGAAGCATTTTGGAAG ATTGTCAAATACTTTATGGATCCCAAAACATTTCAGAAAGTCAAATTTGTCTATCCAAAGAACAAGGATAGCGTGGAACTGATGAAGTCATTCTTCGATGTGGATAATCTTCCTACTGAGTTTGGAGGATCAGCGACTTTGAATTATGATCACGAGGAGTTTTCAAGGCAAATGGCTCAAGATGATGTGAAAGCTGCCAAGTTTTGGGGTTTCGACAAACACCAATCTGATGCTAATGGTTACTCTGCGGCAGAGGTTGCTCCAGAGCCTGAATCTATTGCCCCTCCAGCCATAGCTTAG
- the LOC138890491 gene encoding uncharacterized protein, with amino-acid sequence MAFGVSSGKFLDFLVSNRDIEVNSAQIKAIKEIPDMLTSKKEVQRLTGRIAALGRFISKSSEKYFKFFSALKKQDQFEWSEECQQALKNLKVYLSNPSLLAKPKDGERLLIYPAVLEVAVSAVLVREDQVLDHDKNEVNFNNLTWDWRNEIVTFLQYGTVPKDKKRPHTLRKKAARYCLKQGNLYRKMFGGPLARCLGPSQTEYVMREIHEVHCRNHPRGRSLVKTMIRAGYYWPKMEEETKIFVTKCAKCQRFDNNMHRLAELLHPFIAPWPFMKWGMDIVGLLPQAKGKVKFLLVLTDYFTKWVEAGAFKQIKRITSMSYHPVGNGQAESMNKVIVNNLKKRLEESKGNWPELLPGVLWAYHTTTKISTGETPFSLVYGAETLISIEIGEPSTRYTQATDESNEEEMRINLDLLEGKREAGLIRMAA; translated from the exons ATGGCATTTGGCGTTTCATCAGGtaaatttttggattttcttgtttctaaccgtgacATTGAGGTAAATTCCGCGCAGATTAAAGCCATTAAGGAAATACCTGATATGCTTACAAGTAAGAAAGAGGTACAGAGACtgacgggaagaattgcagccttgggaagatttatttccaaatcatcagaaaaatactttaagttcttttcagctcttaaaaagcaagatcagttcgaatggtctgaggaatgtcaacaagcgCTCAAAAACTTGAAGGTATACCTGTCAAATCCATCGTTGCTCGCAAAACCAAAAGATGGGGAAAGGTTGCTTATCTACCCAGCTGTTTTAGAAGTAGCGGTGAGTGCTGTCTTAGTtcgtgaagaccaag tacttGATCATGACAAGAacgaggtaaatttcaataacttaacctgggattggaggaacgagattgtcacttttttgcagtatggaaccgtccctAAAGATAAGAAAAGGCCTCACACGCTTCGTAAAAAGGCCGCTCGGTATTGTTTAAAACAAGGCAATCTttatcgtaaaatgttcggtggtcctttagcaagatgcctcgggccttctcaaacagagtatgtgatgagagaaatacacgaggtgCATTGTAGAAATCACCCAAGAGGAAGATCTTTAGTAAAAACCATGATTAGAGCCGGCTATTATTGGCCCAAGATGGAAGAAGAAACGAAAATTTTTGTGACTAAATGTGCTAAGTGCCAAAGATTCgataacaatatgcatagactcgCAGAGTTGTTACATCCGTTCATTGCACcgtggccttttatgaagtggggaatggatattGTGGGTctactaccacaagcaaaaggcaAGGTAAAATTTCTGCTAGTACTCACTGATtactttactaaatgggtagaagcaggtgctTTTAAACAG atcaaaaggattACCTCAATGTCTtaccatccggtgggtaatggacaagctgaatcgATGAATAAAGTCATtgtcaacaatttgaagaaacgATTGGAAGAATCCAAAGGCAATTGGCCAGAGTtgctacctggtgttttatgggcgtaccacacaacaacaaaaataagtaCGGGTGAAACACCATTTTCACTGGTGTACGGAGCTGAAACACTCATCTCAATTGAGATAGGGGAGCCAAGCACGAGGTATACACAAGCGACTGATGAATCCAATGAAGAAGAAATGCGAATAaacctagattt
- the LOC104236013 gene encoding uncharacterized protein At1g01500-like — translation MEKSRELLSNGKPADAGLQIIRHPSYQSCGKLSLSWFDIRVFYIRISNFVVDDSTPESLTLNHIPLSPDTLLEVNGKRCSMYSEGVSCLLRRDRVDKKAEEATFVSTDSIRLTGNVNFEVFHKDDLVLSGVLEMADVNGFIRESKETVWRWSMNCESVMSAGTGFLKGKHIVGSESFSPTIEVYVAGCFSGTPIILTKTLQLIHRKKHHRKGMLDSIPEHETAEQQKEVSSEHDLQVTDNRSYKPESEEDYNNMYWRQTELMDGEDGELSWFNAGVRVGVGIGLGICVGVGVGVGLLVRSTRKLRRRLM, via the exons ATGGAGAAATCGCGTGAATTGCTAAGCAATGGAAAACCAGCTGATGCTGGTCTCCAAATTATAAGGCACCCTTCTTACCAATCTTGTGGTAAACTATCGTTATCTTGGTTTGATATTAGAGTTTTCTACATCAGAATTAGCAATTTTGTGGTCGACGATTCAACCCCAGAAAGTCTTACTCTTAACCATATCCCATTAAGCCCTGATACACTGCTTGAAGTAAATGGTAAAAGATGTTCCATGTATTCGGAAGGAGTTTCTTGCCTTCTTCGAAGGGACCGGGTTGATAAGAAAGCTGAAGAAGCGACATTTGTGAGCACCGATAGCATAAGATTGACAGGGAATGTGAACTTTGAGGTTTTCCATAAAGATGATCTTGTTCTCTCTGGGGTTTTGGAAATGGCCGACGTCAATGGTTTTATTAGGGAGTCTAAAGAGACTGTTTGGAGATGGAGCATGAATTGCGAATCAGTTATGAGCGCTGGCACTGGCTTTCTCAAGGGAAAACACATTGTCGGTTCTGAATCATTCTCGCCGACAATTGAAGTATATGTTGCCGGTTGCTTTTCTGGTACACCTATCATCTTAACTAAGACTCTGCAGCTGATTCACAGGAAGAAGCACCACCGAAAGGGTATGTTAGATTCCATTCCGGAGCATGAAACAGCTGAACAGCAGAAAGAAGTCTCATCTGAACATGATCTGCAG GTAACAGACAACAGAAGTTATAAACCAGAAAGCGAAGAAGACTATAACAACATGTACTGGAGACAAACAGAGCTTATGGATGGCGAAGACGGGGAACTATCCTGGTTCAATGCTGGAGTCCGAGTTGGTGTTGGGATTGGCCTTGGCATTTGTgtaggagttggagtaggagttGGGTTATTAGTCCGTAGTACTCGAAAATTACGAAGGCGCCTTATGTAA
- the LOC138890493 gene encoding uncharacterized protein: protein MLRTDSPYLGLALTVHLFLILQGLLYNVCPLFPILLTCRMETICIIVAFNGRWTEDYKYLDHQTKLFLAPESIQFEDFVKQIFELIELDSEKFEIVIWFDINLGTSKRMLVSKDLDLHTCIELLKTHSLFKSCRFIVDISERVFASTSNEHANTKTQHDNQERCQQIVEVDMVEAQPLNEEVHQTFDSIQVEGQSIMEIDNEQALGIQVLESAPVIEVVADKTCTQITKRRSNLKQKESPTTILRENASLDQIKVGSVFDKKKSIINCFSNVAIKGHFEFKVFRSSSTIYSLTCNDDRCRWCVRAFRIKDSTLFKIVKLEKKHDCSVNTRKADQRHATSKLISGYIIDNLRDPRFEVTPAFVMAEMQKLHGLDIGYHKAWRAIQHASALIRGSPEENYELLCSYLYMMTSKNPGTYTNIKIDDNNRFLYMFYAYGSSIAGWNHCRPVIAIDATF from the exons atgttaaggacagacagtccttatctTGGTCTTGCACTTACAGTACACCTGTTCTTAATTCTACAAGGATTGCTTTATAACGTATGTCCTTTGTTTCCCATTCTCTTGACTTGTAGGATGGAAACAATATGCATAATAGTTGCTTTTAATGGTAGATGGACTGAAGACTATAAATATCTTGATCATCAAACAAAGCTTTTCCTAGCACCTGAGTCAATTCAGTTTGAAGATTTTGTTAAACAGATTTTTGAGCTTATTGAATTGGATAGTGAAAAGTTTGAAATAgtgatatggtttgatatcaacctTGGAACAAGCAAAAGAATGCTTGTATCCAAAGATTTAGATCTTCACACATGTATAGAGTTGCTAAAAACTCATTCACTCTTCAAGAGCTGTCGTTTCATAGTTGATATTTCGGAAAGAGTTTTTGCATCAACAAGCAATGAACATGCCAACACAAaaactcaacatgacaatcaaGAGCGATGCCAACAGATAGTTGAAGtagatatggttgaagctcaaCCATTAAATGAAGAGGTGCATCAAACATTTGAttctattcaagtagaaggacaaAGCATTATGGAGATTGACAACGAACAAGCTTTGGGTATTCAAGTCTTAGAGAGTGCACCGGTAATCGAAGTAGTTGCTGACAAAACCTGCACTCAAATAACTAAACGAagatcaaatttgaaacaaaaagaatccccaactacgATATTAAGAGAAAATGCTTCTTTGGATCAAATAAAAGTCGGATCAGTATTTGACAAGAAGAAGAgcataattaattgtttttctaaTGTAGCAATCAAAGGACATTTTGAATTCAAAGTTTTTAGATCAAGCTCAACAATATATTCGTTGACATGCAATGATGATAGGTGTCGTTGGTGTGTGCGtgctttcagaattaaagactcAACATTATTCAAGATAGTAAAGCTTGAGAAAAAGCATGACTGCTCTGTTAACACTAGGAAAGCAGATCAAAGGCATGCTACTTCAAAGTTGATTAGTGGTTACATTATCGATAATCTTCGGGACCCAAGATTTGAAGTTACACCAGCTTTTGTCATGGCAGAGATGCAAAAATTGCATGGACTAGACATTGGATATCACAAGGCGTGGCGTGCTATTCAACATGCTTCCGCTTTAATAAGAGGAAGTCCCGAAGAAAATTATGAATTATTGTgttcatacttgtatatgatGACAAGTAAAAACCCGGGAACTTATACTAACATAAAGATAGACGACAACAACAG gtttctttatatgttttacGCATATGGATCATCGATAGCTGGTTGGAATCATTGTAGACCAGTGATTGCTATTGATGCAACTTTTTGA
- the LOC138890494 gene encoding uncharacterized protein, producing the protein MDVHAKGQYEREFRDAHLDDETENVTNIGKEVCGEDLTSLLGTSVSEIVCKCLEGTYDLSTPLSYKEKFVVQTCASQASKEAGVQYQEKTRLQSQDIGRSEIGSKSIDAICDDDDVAGMILDIANESCQQASKDHGEQLQDKENVELQEKENATRNILAELSLEKTQEVSPAEENKEDTNDDNLNQYTRKRKRDSIGYDGPSFSLLTPTPPSIQMDIDATLTMEGEGNVEEELGRGKRNKKLSWQLKSPFDKEGKAVSSKADNQNTLKSSGWIKSTYTRRCIFHYAKEDEKLVKKFIVWLGKEKRRGRKKEGQID; encoded by the exons ATGGATGTGCATGCAAAGGGTCAGTATGAAAGAGAATTTAGAGATGCACATCTAGATGATGAAACTGAAAATGTTACTAATATTGGGAAAG AAGTTTGTGGA GAGGATTTAACAAGTCTATTGGGGACAAGTGTCAGCGAGATTGTATGCAAATGCTTAGAAGGAACGTATGATCTCTCTACACCGCtgtcatacaaagaaaaatttgtagTTCAAACTTGTGCCAGTCAAG CAAGCAAAGAAGCTGGAGTGCAGTATCAAGAGAAAACTAGACTACAATCTCAAGACATAGGCAGAAGTGAGATTGGTTCCAAATCTATAGATGCAAtatgtgatgatgatgatgtagcTGGAATGATCTTGGATATTGCAAATG AATCTTGTCAACAAGCATCTAAAGATCATGGTGAACAACTGCAAGATAAAGAAAATGTGGaattgcaagaaaaagaaaatgctaCACGCAATATTTTAGCTGAGTTGTCTCTTGAAAAAACACAAGAAG tgtCGCCAGCAGAGGAAAACAAAGAGGACACCAATGATGACAATCTTAACCAATAtacaaggaaaagaaagagagacaGTATTGGTTATGATGGTCCGTCATTTTCTCTTCTTACTCCTACTCCTCCAAGTATACAAATGGACATTGATGCGACTTTGACTATGGAGGGTGAAGGAAATGTTGAAGAAGAACTTGGTCGAGGTAAAaggaacaagaagttaagctggcAGTTGAAATCTCCTTTTGATAAGGAAGGAAAAGCAGTAAGTTCCAAGGCAGACAATCAAAATACTCTGAAGAGTTCAGGTTGGATAAAATCAACCTATACTCGTAGGTGTATTTTTCATTATGCCAAAGAAGATGAAAAATTAGTGAAGAAATTCATTGTGTGGTTGGGCAAGGAGAAAAGGAGAGGTCGCAAAAAAGA gggACAAATTGATTAA
- the LOC138889082 gene encoding uncharacterized protein, with product MALVYKDFSEDASDEFWCAGDNQLFLTPYVWGDSRRCGIAWTEVDKIFFLCRLPSEDDEAVTHFLLGVLDLNQKKIDVYDSIYSEPYEAGMNYMQMYARMIPHLLKFSQFDKNHKSFGNVFNKFDIQWQRSPHQTESTDCGAFLIKFAELLMIGKDVQQFQPEDIKDFRKELAANLWAHGEWKRNSGYDTPPENVGDDYESENETFCPKEL from the exons ATGGCACTTGTGTATAAAGATTTCAGTGAAGATGCTAGTGATGAGTTTTGGTGTGCTGGTGATAATCAGTTATTTCTGACACCATATGTGTGGGGGGACAGCCGTAGATGTGGAATTGCATGGACTGAGGTTGACAAAATCTTTTTTCTATGTCGGCTTCCTTCAGAAGATGATGAAGCTGTGACACACTTTTTGTTGGGAGTATTGGACTTGAATCAAAAAAAGATTGATGTATATGATTCCATATACAGTGAGCCATATGAAGCAGGAATGAACTACATGCAAATGTATGCACGCATGATCCCCCATTTGCTAAAGTTCTCACAGTTTGACAAAAATCACAAGTCTTTTGGGAATGTCTTCAACAAATTTGATATACAGTGGCAAAGATCACCACACCAAACTGAATC GACTGATTGTGGTGCATTCCTGATCAAATTTGCCGAGTTGCTAATGATTGGAAAGGACGTGCAGCAATTCCAACCCGAAGACATAAAAGACTTTCGAAAAGAACTTGCTGCAAATCTTTGGGCACATGGTGAATGGAAAAGAAATTCTGGTTATGATACTCCACCAGAAAATGTTGGTGATGATTATGAGAGTGAAAATGAAACATTCTGTCCAAAGGAGTTGTAA